The following are encoded together in the Lathyrus oleraceus cultivar Zhongwan6 chromosome 3, CAAS_Psat_ZW6_1.0, whole genome shotgun sequence genome:
- the LOC127126444 gene encoding rhomboid-like protein 20, giving the protein MNGGPSGFTNAPVTRAFIIASALFSIFFGIQGRFNTLGLSYQDIFGKLRIWKLIMSLFSFTSTPELMFGLYLLYYFRVFERQIGSNKYSVFIVFSVLASLLFEVFAVAILKDPSATPVTPGPYGLIFASFVPFFFDIPVSTRFRLFGFHFSDKSFIYLAGLQLLLSSWKRSILPGVCGILAGSFYRLNVFYIRKAKFPEFISSFFSRISLPSMGTPPRTTPTRNVLGNVPSYPAHQMERNYHAPMHSAVEPSEDSIATLVSMGFDRNSARQALVQARNDVNVATNILLEAQAH; this is encoded by the exons ATGAACGGAGGCCCATCTGGTTTCA CAAATGCTCCTGTCACAAGGGCTTTCATCATCGCCTCAGCGCTTTTCTCAATCTTCTTTGGGATCCAAGGTCGTTTCAACACTTTGGGGTTGTCGTATCAG GATATTTTTGGAAAGCTTCGCATTTGGAAGTTGATTATGTCGTTATTTTCCTTTACATCAACACCGGAGTTGATGTTTGGATTATATCTGCTATATTACTTCAGGGTATTTGAGAGACAAATCGGTTCCAATAAATACTCA GTGTTTATTGTGTTCTCTGTATTAGCTTCACTACTGTTTGAGGTTTTTGCTGTAGCAATTTTAAAAG ATCCTTCAGCAACCCCAGTCACTCCTGGACCTTATGGCCTTATATTTGCTTCGTTTGTACCCTTTTTCTTTGACATTCCCGTTTCGACACGGTTCCGTTTATTTGGTTTCCACTTCTCAGATAAGTCATTCATATATCTAGCTGGTCTTCAG CTTCTACTGTCATCATGGAAAAGGTCCATCTTACCAGGGGTGTGTGGCATCCTTGCTGGTTCCTTTTACCGTTTGAATGTTTTTTATATCCGCAAAGCAAAG TTCCCGGAGTTCATTTCATCATTCTTTTCACGAATTTCCTTGCCATCTATGGGGACTCCTCCACGCACAACACCAACGAGGAATGTTTTGGGCAATGTACCATCCTACCCAGCTCACCAAATGGAG AGAAACTATCATGCTCCAATGCATTCTGCAGTAGAACCATCGGAGGACTCAATTGCGACCCTTGTTTCAATGGGATTTGACAGGAATTCTGCAAGACAAGCCTTAGTGCAGGCAAGAAATGATGTGAATGTGGCGACAAACATCCTACTGGAAGCACAGGCTCACTAA